One window of the Colletotrichum lupini chromosome 9, complete sequence genome contains the following:
- a CDS encoding biotin synthase, whose amino-acid sequence MKANAMAVARTAALRGLGRTSLSSHFTHKQLPVVSRACMSSVAEAVGVAPAPPPPTPVNDAELKAAQRAIEAKKILQKAASATTVRHDWTREEISAIYYQPLMELAFQAGSIHRRFHNPSEVQLCTLMNIKTGGCTEDCSYCAQSTRYQDGTGLKAKKVESVESVLAAARTAKENGSTRFCMGAAWRDMRGRKNSLKNIKAMVTGVRAMDMEVCVTLGMIDSEQAKELKEAGLTAYNHNVDTSREFYPSVISTRSYDERLKTLSHVRDAGINVCSGGILGLGESSDDRVGLLHTVSTLPSHPESFPVNALVPIKGTPLGDRTPIQFSSMLRTIATARLLMPATIIRIAAGRKTMSEEKQAMCFMAGANAIFTGEKMLTTDCNSWDEDNAMFGRWGLTPMKSHHKSPAPMAEIEI is encoded by the exons ATGAAAGCCAACGCAATGGCTGTTGCCAGGACCGCTGCCTTGCGAGGCCTTGGACGAACGTCTCTCTCTTCACACTTCACCCATAAGCAGCTCCCGGTTGTATCCCGAGCATGCATGTCCTCCGTCGCGGAAGCTGTCGGCGTGGCACCCGCTCCCCCGCCTCCTACACCGGTCAACGATGCCGAGCTGAAGGCCGCACAGCGTGCCATTGAGGCCAAGAAGATTCTGCAAAAGGCCGCCAGCGCAACCACTGTTAGACATGACTGGACAAGAGAGGAGATCTCTGCCATCTACTACCAACCCCTGATGGAGTTGGCTTTCCAAGCT GGCTCCATCCATCGCCGCTTCCACAACCCTTCCGAAGTCCAGCTCTGCACGCTCATGAACATCAAGACCGGTGGCTGCACCGAGGACTGCTCCTACTGCGCCCAGTCAACCCGATACCAAGATGGCACCGGCCTCAAGGCTAAGAAGGTCGAGAGCGTCGAGTCTGTACTCGCCGCGGCCCGCACCGCAAAGGAGAACGGTAGCACGCGCTTTTGCATGGGCGCCGCATGGCGCGATATGCGCGGCCGCAAGAACAGCTTAAAGAACATCAAGGCCATGGTCACGGGCGTGCGGGCAATGGATATGGAGGTCTGCGTCACCCTCGGCATGATTGACTCGGAACAGGCCAAGGAGCTCAAGGAGGCCGGGCTGACTGCCTACAACCACAACGTCGACACCAGCCGCGAGTTCTACCCGTCCGTCATCTCGACCCGCAGCTACGACGAGCGCCTCAAGACCCTGAGCCACGTCCGCGACGCCGGTATCAACGTGTGTTCGGGTGGCATTCTCGGACTCGGAGAGTCATCCGACGACCGCGTTGGTCTGCTGCACACCGTCTCCACGCTCCCTTCCCACCCCGAGAGTTTCCCCGTCAACGCTCTTGTGCCGATCAAGGGTACGCCGCTGGGTGACCGCACGCCCATCCAGTTCTCGAGCATGCTGCGGACCATTGCGACCGCCCGCCTTCTTATGCCGGCGACCATTATCCGTATTGCTGCCGGAAGGAAGACCATGTCGGAGGAGAAGCAGGCCATGTGCTTCATGGCTGGAGCCAACGCGATCTTCACAGGCGAAAAGATGTTGACGACGGACTGCAACAGCTGGGATGAGGATAATGCCATGTTTGGCCGCTGGGGTCTTACACCGATGAAGAGCCACCACAAGTCGCCGGCTCCGATGGCCGAGATTGAGATCTGA